The Zygosaccharomyces rouxii strain CBS732 chromosome A complete sequence genome window below encodes:
- the GLE1 gene encoding nucleoporin GLE1 (some similarities with uniprot|Q12315 Saccharomyces cerevisiae YDL207W GLE1 Cytoplasmic nucleoporin required for polyadenylated RNA export but not for protein import component of Nup82p nuclear pore subcomplex contains a nuclear export signal) produces the protein MRFVLDELYDISDDEDVSPFSTDEPSPDEYTFVNEKEVDIPRLKLPRQHSRQSSEVSEKLDAEYEQLLSQLNLRAKLPTVESIPTVVPGSSGQASERSLENSASPSASASKFASSGSVVAHDTRDILSALANSLVSKMNQLDIDNSAQVQSVRNAKRKAEEDRRRKEEEARKHQEELAKRRREEEDAKKRQLEEERKRQEAERKLKEEKEQQEQRTRDEQEKALIAEQARRGKTVTDFKGIEKTFWHYKDKILQIKKEIVEPVKQMDVDTRNLISRHKRKINPKFGQLTNSNQQLQSIQMELFGLIDQTKANQLAYLWVLNFIAKALVHQSETEVRVKPESALPLAKLTLALMTRYPDLKELLMARLVKKCPFVIGYTCKIDTEKGRSNMGWKRNSDDKWEEDTSYDERMGGMVTLFAVITRLPLSVEVINQQQHPLPISYSWRLLARIANTSQDLLTNSHFVVLGSWWDAAALQFYQAYGKQAQKLLQLVGDNLTSAVAQQKYVGAARLRILMEEWQTSGIKSFPEMID, from the coding sequence ATGAGATTCGTACTTGACGAATTGTATGATAttagtgatgatgaggatgttTCGCCGTTTTCTACAGATGAGCCAAGTCCCGATGAGTACACATTTGTCAATGAGAAAGAGGTTGATATACCAAGATTAAAACTGCCGAGGCAACACAGCAGGCAGTCAAGTGAAGTTTCTGAGAAGTTAGATGCCGAATATGAGCAGCTACTAAGTCAATTGAACTTGCGTGCAAAGCTCCCGACTGTAGAGTCGATTCCAACCGTTGTACCGGGTTCTTCAGGTCAAGCCAGTGAACGGTCATTGGAAAACTCTGCTTCCCCCTCTGCATCTGCATCTAAATTTGCATCTAGTGGATCGGTAGTTGCTCATGATACTAGAGATATTCTATCGGCCTTGGCGAATTCTCTGGTGTCAAAAATGAATCAATTGGACATTGATAATAGCGCTCAGGTCCAATCAGTGAGAAATGCCAAGAGGAAGGCTGAAGAGGACCGCAggagaaaagaagaggaggCACGCAAACACCAAGAGGAACTGGCCAAAAGACGacgtgaagaagaagatgccAAGAAACgtcaattggaagaagagagGAAACGTCAAGAAGCTGAAAGGAaattaaaagaagagaaggaaCAACAAGAGCAACGAACCAGGGATGAGCAAGAAAAAGCGTTGATAGCGGAACAGGCAAGACGTGGTAAGACTGTAACAGATTTCAAAGGGATTGAAAAGACTTTTTGGCATTATAAGGATAAAATTTTACAgatcaagaaagaaattgtagAACCTGTTAAACAAATGGATGTTGATACTAGAAATTTGATTTCACGTCATAAGAGAAAGATCAATCCTAAATTTGGCCAATTGACTAATAGTAATCAACAATTACAATCGATTCAAATGGAGCTGTTCGGTTTAATCGATCAAACGAAAGCAAATCAACTTGCATACCTATGGGTACTAAACTTTATCGCAAAGGCTCTTGTTCATCAGTCAGAAACAGAGGTTAGAGTTAAACCTGAATCTGCATTACCATTGGCCAAACTGACCCTAGCACTGATGACTAGGTATCctgatttgaaagagttGTTAATGGCAAGATTGGTTAAAAAATGTCCATTTGTCATTGGCTATACCTGTAAGATTGATACTGAAAAAGGTCGTTCAAATATGGGGTGGAAGAGGAATTCCGATGATAAATGGGAAGAGGATACTTCTTACGATGAAAGAATGGGGGGAATGGTCACACTGTTTGCGGTTATTACAAGGTTACCGTTATCTGTGGAAGTCATTAATCAACAGCAGCATCCTTTACCAATTTCGTACTCTTGGAGATTACTAGCACGCATCGCTAATACTTCTCAAGACCTGCTAACAAACTCACATTTCGTAGTATTAGGATCGTGGTGGGATGCAGCTGCTTTACAATTCTATCAGGCATATGGTAAACAGGCTCAAAAATTACTACAGCTCGTTGGTGATAACTTAACGTCAGCGGTTGCACAACAGAAATACGTCGGTGCTGCTCGTCTACGTATATTAATGGAAGAATGGCAGACGAGTGGAATCAAGAGTTTCCCAGAGATGATAGATTAA
- the RSM27 gene encoding mitochondrial 37S ribosomal protein mS33 (similar to uniprot|P53305 Saccharomyces cerevisiae YGR215W RSM27 Mitochondrial ribosomal protein of the small subunit): MTVSKDRLLKVAELSAKIFDQNFNPSGVRTGSQILAKRLKGPAVASYYGDPDLLRFRHLRTLYPGFKFADLDEEYRLTMLEARKRRGKGAPKKKKEATSGGGKAKKRK; this comes from the coding sequence ATGACAGTCTCTAAGGACCGCCTGTTAAAAGTGGCAGAATTATCagccaaaatttttgaccAAAATTTCAACCCATCAGGAGTGAGAACGGGTTCACAAATTTTGGCCAAAAGACTGAAGGGTCCTGCTGTTGCAAGTTATTACGGTGATCCAGATCTATTAAGGTTCAGACATTTACGAACTTTGTACCCAGGATTTAAATTTGCagatttggatgaagaatacAGACTGACAATGTTAGAAGCTAGAAAGAGACGTGGTAAAGGTGcaccaaagaagaagaaagaagctACTTCTGGTGGTGGAAAGGCtaagaagagaaaataG
- the GPI1 gene encoding phosphatidylinositol N-acetylglucosaminyltransferase (similar to uniprot|P53306 Saccharomyces cerevisiae YGR216C GPI1 Membrane protein involved in the synthesis of N-acetylglucosaminyl phosphatidylinositol): MNLNRYIFWPQELNSRSLRLPSEELAAIAIALRGTDYVVLDAVPNQLIDDKELESPYAIVGKRKAYSNQWEFSIKQTCIIEFRAPRIELLQFFSLEPISLSLPEKEYDANDSCKEARSLCQIWDHPRYQAHDRRLRQSLKLLNLFSTHLAALYHRYPHYSRKSVKTYNRRIALWNRLKPVRNFLASICFYVTIFACHLATCIYLILNNGLLPLVNLSVTARQIDLRCQQICYFPVQYLRINVNVSIRKALPRFRTYSEASANLRKDLPSKYYPDYIRFYNTLWLMLNDVSFGLIFGSILLEKCDEIAPVLHRVITYCLYHCINTVTLVLAQNPVGIKLNEELALFLSDMFLWTIDFSNLMFIKPLADVGTLKFFINGLAKMSCVFGGTFALSMILDYFSILSIHIYLFYRISSKIYHWQLNIMISLFYLFCGKKKNILRNRVDNNFFQLDELLLGTLFFIILVFLTPTVLAFYFSYTVLRMAAITIEIILESIIALLNHFPLFALLLRIKDPRRIPGGISLKLKKNEDVPHFELKNKPLSIYFMFKPFVVLMDHIRDNFYSIKTLKQITLGLPVTIKRNRLYQILYSSLPKRPIDIHTLYDKWEQFTNTKDRKLD, translated from the coding sequence ATGAATCTCAATAGATACATTTTCTGGCctcaagaattgaattctaGAAGTCTTCGTCTTCCCAGTGAAGAGTTAGCAGCTATAGCAATTGCATTAAGAGGTACGGATTATGTAGTACTTGACGCAGTTCCCAACCAATTGATCGACGacaaggaattggaatcaCCCTATGCTATTGTGGGCAAGAGAAAAGCTTACAGTAATCAGTGGGAATTTTCTATTAAGCAGACTTGTATTATAGAGTTTAGAGCACccagaattgaattattACAATTCTTTAGTTTGGAACCTATATCTTTGAGTTTACCAGAAAAGGAATACGATGCCAATGATAGTTGTAAAGAAGCTAGAAGTCTATGTCAAATTTGGGACCATCCACGATACCAAGCTCATGATAGAAGGCTAAGGcaatctttaaaattgttaaatttattCAGTACGCATTTAGCGGCATTATATCATAGGTACCCACATTATTCAAGGAAATCTGTCAAGACCTATAATAGAAGAATTGCCCTATGGAACAGGCTCAAACCTGTACGAAATTTTTTAGCTAGTATCTGTTTTTATGTGACGATATTTGCCTGCCATCTGGCAACTTGCATCTACTTGATATTGAATAATGGTTTATTACCGCTGGTTAACCTATCAGTTACTGCACGACAAATAGATTTGAGATGTCAACAGATATGTTATTTTCCGGTACAATACCTGCGAATTAATGTGAATGTTTCCATACGTAAGGCACTACCAAGATTTAGAACATATTCAGAGGCGTCTGCCAATCTGCGTAAGGATTTGCCTTCAAAATATTATCCTGATTACATCAGATTCTACAACACTTTGTGGTTAATGCTGAACGATGTTTCATTTGGTCTGATATTTGGATCTATTCTATTGGAGAAATGTGATGAAATCGCTCCTGTCCTTCATAGAGTGATCACATACTGTCTTTATCATTGCATTAATACTGTAACGCTTGTTTTGGCTCAAAACCCCGTTGGAATTAAActcaatgaagaattggcgCTTTTCTTAAGTGATATGTTCCTATGGACAATcgatttttccaatttaatGTTCATAAAACCGTTGGCGGATGTTGGcactttgaaatttttcatcaatggatTGGCTAAGATGAGCTGTGTATTCGGCGGAACGTTTGCCCTCTCCATGATTCTTGATTATTTTTCCATCCTATCAATTCACATTTATCTCTTCTACCGTATCAGCAGTAAAATATACCATTGGCAATTGAACATTATGATAAGcttattttatttattttgtgggaaaaagaagaatattttgCGTAATAGAGTggataataattttttccaattggatGAATTGCTGTTGGGGACTTTGTTCTTTATCATATTAGTTTTCCTGACGCCGACAGTTTTAgcattttatttttcatATACCGTGCTAAGGATGGCAGCTATCACTATTGAAATTATTCTCGAATCTATCATTGCACTTTTAAATCATTTCCCACTATTTGCACTTTTATTAAGGATCAAAGATCCCAGAAGAATCCCTGGCGGTATATcgttaaaattgaaaaaaaatgaagatgtaCCGCATTTTGAGCTTAAGAATAAACCCCTAAGCATTTATTTTATGTTTAAACCATTCGTGGTACTTATGGATCACATTAGAGATAACTTTTATTCCATCAAGACTTTAAAGCAGATCACACTTGGGTTGCCGGTTACCATTAAAAGAAATAGATTGTACCAAATATTGTATTCATCGTTACCAAAGAGACCTATAGATATTCACACGTTATATGATAAATGGGAACAATTCACAAATACTAAGGATAGAAAATTGGATTAA
- the MRPL7 gene encoding mitochondrial 54S ribosomal protein uL5m (similar to uniprot|P36519 Saccharomyces cerevisiae YDR237W MRPL7 Mitochondrial ribosomal protein of the large subunit): MQKFSCSKRCFSSSSVAYKSHCSLVNPVHHRVRIDKSRLSPRFPELNLDKNDIRNPGFNPVTTHQDRVHEHYLNTLKSDMLLINYAHNAQTKAGLKKRSWDGSSPYHINRPLRKPQGSTSQLPDLHPVKWHNIPEVTSVVLNCYVREAKENKLLAISAALQLQQITGCKPHPIFSKSDVPSWKLRRGNQMGAKIELKGRPMSQFLSTLTEIVMPRIREYKGISNKSGNGLGSLSFGLTSEDVKFFPEIDSNQDLWPKTFGMHININTSAQTDVQARTLVSGFQIPFHGVEKKRIA; the protein is encoded by the coding sequence ATGCAGAAGTTCTCCTGTTCCAAGAGGTGCTTTTCAAGCAGTAGTGTTGCCTACAAGTCTCACTGTTCGTTGGTTAACCCTGTTCATCATAGAGTTAGAATTGATAAATCGAGGCTTTCACCAAGATTTCCTGAGTTAAACTTGGATAAGAATGATATTAGAAATCCTGGATTTAACCCTGTAACAACGCACCAGGACCGTGTTCACGAACACTATTTAAATACTTTAAAATCCGATATGCTTTTGATTAACTATGCACACAATGCACAAACCAAAGCGGGGCTCAAAAAGAGATCTTGGGATGGATCATCACCATACCACATCAATAGACCATTAAGGAAACCTCAAGGCAGTACCAGTCAATTACCTGATTTACACCCAGTCAAATGGCATAACATTCCAGAGGTTACCAGCGTCGTTTTGAACTGTTATGTTAGGGAAGCCAAGGAGAACAAATTGCTCGCCATTTCTGCAGCATTACAACTACAGCAAATTACCGGTTGCAAACCACatccaattttctcaaagaGCGATGTACCCAGTTGGAAACTGAGACGAGGTAACCAGATGGGGgccaaaattgaattgaaaggtAGACCGATGTCGCAGTTCCTATCAACATTAACCGAAATTGTTATGCCCAGAATAAGAGAGTACAAAGGTATAAGTAACAAGTCTGGTAATGGATTAGGTTCATTGTCCTTTGGTCTGACTTCAGAGGACGTAAAATTCTTTCCAGAAATCGATTCTAACCAAGATCTGTGGCCTAAGACCTTTGGTATGCATATCAACATTAACACTTCCGCACAGACCGATGTTCAAGCTAGAACTTTGGTTAGTGGATTCCAAATCCCATTTCATGGTgtagaaaagaagagaattGCCTAA